The Deinococcus wulumuqiensis R12 genome has a window encoding:
- a CDS encoding cation:proton antiporter: MLTAFALLLSVTAVLAFLNERFFKLPTTVGVTLAGALASLLLIALDALGLTGPRGWAAGLLETLDFTDFVLNGILSILLFAGALSLDARQLLRQRLSILTLAVVSTLLSTFLIGFAAYGIFGLVGLSVPLLWSLLFGALISPTDPVAVLDLLKRAAVPKRIETLIAGESLFNDGVGVVIFLVIAGMAGIGHGHGEGSVLGALELFGREALGGMVFGALLGALGYLMLREIEQQAVEVLITLALVVGGYVAASALGISGPLAMVVAGLIISAGRHVAFGEDTREHIEGFWETTDQVLNILLFAFIGLDVLLTETTGPQLVAGGLLVLVSLLARWISVALPFSLLRRRENYGTYTVRLLTWGGLRGGIAISLVLGLPETPYRTHLVTATYIIVLFSIAVQGLTIMPLVHRAVAANPEDTSPEDTAPEVPLGS; the protein is encoded by the coding sequence ATGCTCACGGCATTTGCCCTTCTGCTCAGCGTTACCGCAGTGCTGGCCTTCTTGAATGAACGTTTCTTTAAACTTCCGACCACCGTCGGGGTGACGCTGGCGGGCGCGCTGGCGAGTCTGCTCCTCATCGCCCTCGACGCTCTGGGGCTGACCGGGCCGCGCGGCTGGGCGGCGGGCCTGCTGGAAACCCTGGACTTTACCGATTTCGTGCTCAACGGGATTCTGAGCATCCTGCTGTTCGCCGGGGCGCTGAGCCTCGACGCCCGGCAGTTGCTGCGTCAGCGCCTGAGCATCCTGACGCTGGCGGTGGTCAGCACGCTGCTCAGCACCTTTCTGATCGGTTTTGCCGCCTACGGCATCTTCGGGCTGGTGGGCCTGAGCGTGCCGCTGCTGTGGTCGCTGCTGTTCGGGGCGCTGATTTCGCCCACCGACCCGGTGGCGGTGCTCGACCTGCTCAAGCGGGCGGCGGTGCCCAAACGCATCGAAACCCTGATCGCGGGCGAGAGTCTGTTCAACGATGGCGTGGGCGTGGTGATTTTTCTGGTGATTGCCGGGATGGCGGGCATCGGACACGGGCACGGCGAGGGCAGCGTGCTGGGCGCCCTGGAGCTGTTCGGGCGCGAGGCGCTGGGCGGCATGGTGTTCGGGGCGCTGCTGGGCGCTCTCGGCTACCTGATGCTGCGCGAGATCGAGCAGCAGGCGGTCGAGGTGCTGATTACGCTGGCGCTGGTGGTCGGCGGCTACGTGGCGGCCTCGGCGCTGGGCATCAGCGGCCCGCTGGCGATGGTGGTGGCCGGACTCATCATCTCGGCGGGGCGGCACGTCGCCTTCGGGGAAGACACCCGTGAACACATCGAGGGCTTCTGGGAAACGACCGATCAGGTGCTCAACATCCTGCTGTTCGCCTTTATCGGCCTGGACGTGCTGCTGACCGAAACCACCGGCCCGCAGCTTGTGGCCGGGGGGCTGCTGGTGCTCGTCTCACTGCTCGCCCGCTGGATCAGCGTGGCGCTGCCCTTTTCACTGCTTCGGCGGCGCGAGAACTACGGCACCTACACCGTGCGGCTGCTCACCTGGGGCGGGCTGCGCGGCGGCATCGCCATCAGCCTGGTGCTGGGCCTGCCCGAAACGCCCTACCGCACCCACCTCGTCACGGCGACCTACATCATCGTGCTGTTCAGCATCGCCGTGCAGGGCCTGACCATCATGCCGCTGGTCCACAGGGCGGTGGCGGCCAACCCCGAGGACACCAGCCCCGAGGACACCGCGCCGGAAGTGCCCCTGGGGTCATAA
- a CDS encoding N-acetylmuramoyl-L-alanine amidase — MKLPAMLLSSALLLGSWAAAQTDPFLRTAPAQVKPTVRGAAVGGVVPAAAPVRASANSSKSSPAPAGGAETLAQAKTPSFGSPRISGTAEGTKLVFDLPKGMTYTLVPTFGGLRIDVGGVRVVPASALRLAEHLTEYRASSGQIIMGTPFPLSLSDGWRATEATIASGSRVLIVELGPRLRGGAGNVGGRVLAAAPADARAQASLQAPVPVTDTAAGSVHTTDLPPGDSVRQQPGTPPPAPPAPLPGADTARPSTLVGRIPGPLSSGATIQAPRIGKTPGVTRMVLDLPPGAGYRIVPGTLGLRVELLGVGLGSTPTNEQDTSAEVRSWRYEPSSEGVNLSIVTGSPTTSRSGWRAQVLPPLSGERSRLVLDISPAMANLTPLAPREKTLAAVPPMSASSGAAVLSLRASSVRPRVVIDPGHGGKDPGAVGTIVEKVVTLDVAKRVRDLLVAAGVDAVLTRDTDRELHPDKNTDLQMRAKMGTPGTQMFVSIHVNATEASTALKGYGIETWWNPNHDLSYQLATVLQRDMVDMTGAFNRGIKGYRSLSVLRNSRIPAALVEIGFTSHPVDGQNLTDNNYLERVSVGIASGIREALMTGVSASGKPAASAMSGP; from the coding sequence ATGAAGCTGCCTGCCATGCTCCTCTCATCAGCGCTGCTGCTCGGGTCATGGGCGGCGGCTCAAACAGACCCCTTTTTGCGGACCGCTCCTGCTCAGGTCAAACCGACGGTGCGCGGCGCGGCGGTGGGTGGAGTGGTGCCCGCCGCCGCGCCGGTACGTGCTTCAGCGAATTCTTCCAAAAGCTCTCCGGCTCCTGCGGGGGGTGCCGAAACGCTGGCCCAGGCCAAGACGCCGAGTTTCGGAAGCCCGCGCATCAGCGGCACGGCGGAAGGCACCAAGCTGGTGTTCGACCTGCCCAAAGGCATGACCTACACGCTGGTGCCGACCTTCGGCGGGCTACGCATCGACGTGGGCGGGGTGCGGGTGGTGCCCGCCTCGGCGCTGCGGCTGGCCGAGCACCTGACCGAGTACCGGGCCAGCAGCGGGCAGATCATTATGGGCACGCCCTTTCCCCTGTCGCTGAGTGACGGCTGGCGGGCGACGGAAGCCACCATCGCGAGCGGTAGCCGGGTGCTGATCGTGGAACTCGGCCCACGGCTGCGCGGCGGCGCGGGCAACGTGGGCGGGCGCGTTCTCGCCGCCGCGCCTGCCGACGCGCGTGCCCAGGCCAGCCTGCAGGCGCCGGTGCCCGTGACCGACACGGCGGCGGGCAGCGTCCACACCACCGACCTTCCGCCCGGCGACAGCGTGCGGCAGCAGCCCGGCACCCCGCCGCCCGCGCCCCCGGCCCCACTCCCCGGCGCCGACACCGCCCGCCCCAGCACGTTGGTCGGGCGCATTCCCGGCCCCCTGAGCAGCGGCGCGACCATTCAGGCCCCGCGCATCGGCAAGACCCCCGGCGTGACCCGCATGGTGCTCGACCTGCCCCCGGGGGCGGGCTACCGCATCGTGCCCGGCACCCTGGGACTGCGGGTGGAACTGCTGGGTGTGGGCCTGGGCAGTACCCCCACCAACGAGCAGGACACCTCCGCCGAGGTGCGCTCGTGGCGTTACGAACCCTCGTCCGAAGGCGTGAATCTCAGCATCGTGACCGGGTCCCCGACCACCTCGCGCAGCGGCTGGCGTGCCCAGGTGCTGCCTCCGCTCAGCGGCGAGCGCTCGCGGCTGGTGCTCGACATTTCCCCGGCGATGGCGAACCTGACCCCGCTGGCCCCCCGGGAAAAGACGCTGGCCGCCGTGCCGCCCATGTCCGCGAGCAGCGGCGCGGCGGTGCTGTCGCTGCGGGCGAGTTCCGTGCGTCCACGCGTGGTGATCGACCCCGGCCACGGTGGCAAGGACCCCGGCGCGGTGGGCACCATCGTCGAGAAGGTCGTCACGCTCGACGTGGCGAAGCGGGTGCGCGACCTGCTGGTGGCCGCCGGGGTGGACGCCGTCCTGACCCGCGACACCGACCGCGAGCTGCACCCCGACAAGAACACCGACCTGCAGATGCGGGCCAAGATGGGCACCCCCGGCACCCAGATGTTCGTCAGCATTCACGTCAACGCCACCGAAGCCAGCACCGCGCTCAAGGGCTACGGCATCGAAACCTGGTGGAACCCCAACCACGACCTGTCCTACCAGCTCGCCACCGTCTTGCAGCGCGACATGGTGGACATGACCGGCGCCTTCAACCGGGGCATCAAGGGCTACCGCTCGCTGAGCGTGCTGCGCAACAGCCGCATTCCGGCGGCCCTCGTCGAAATCGGGTTTACCAGCCACCCGGTGGACGGCCAGAACCTCACGGACAACAACTACCTCGAGCGCGTGTCTGTGGGCATCGCCTCGGGCATCCGTGAAGCCCTGATGACCGGCGTGAGCGCCTCGGGCAAGCCGGCGGCCTCGGCCATGAGCGGCCCGTAA
- a CDS encoding DUF11 domain-containing protein — MTLPSLLQRSHVPLLTAGLAALSSAFAATPAGTLITNRAVATFTPTESGGPSQSESNLVTTTVQAVCAISVSGLGSLDQRVQADDQVTFKLTVTNAGNETSDLPLDLRLSGSFQPAVSLYLDSNGNGQVDGDDAKVQSLELQPDASAALLMVVDTPLAAQGEASVNLTTSCGGSAVATVRVLPPPELRVQKSFTPTQVRPGEETTVTVTARNPSNDEARQVVLTDPLAEQIARGLTYVPGSARASGGTLEYSDGVSWSAQPGADVQGLRVVASRLAPGAELGLTFRMVGTEAADGQQYTNVAVVQVPGRDASASASVEVRYNPAVALGPVGTPQAAEGSAADQQTQPFAVVGQRVCFDHTLQNTGDVADNFRVTVTFPQGEASADLLGEDGEALKQPLRLEPGRSTVVRVCYVPATAGSLKAVITASGERGTSNATEDLISRIEAGLPELKKSVVATTLDVDGKPVTLGPGRTVATDDTLTYTLEVRNPYDRPLSDVVVTDPIPAHLDFLDASSGGTPSGTLDEQSVTWQLGTLAPGERRTLTFRVRVTDRAVDGESLKNIFQLVSSEFLSPVSSNEVSTPVWSARLVIDKAVSAQEATYGERLTYTLRIRNTSKTTAVVLPVITDTPAPGLEYIAGTATLNGQPLADPGKEGGSLLWTIENIEAGGESVVTYETRVTPQATAKLSNTVVVEGRGGERAVASNRATAVTKLNPLKFAAISDIVGTVFVDRNRNGLYDKGFDTPIERARIILAGGQQVLTDKLGRYKFGNVPFGTHALRLDPNTTPYLPLHVAQDGGLAGTRTVQVGGLTILDFPLSPLTGEVAEVRRTTLTQGDLQVQKVVYAGRDGEYVVELRLTAQRALSDFQLNDPLPAGAVLKEGRNTLSATLAAGETKLTYRFQWAGEQRAVTTDPVVRWRY; from the coding sequence ATGACCCTCCCCTCGTTGCTTCAACGTTCCCACGTACCCCTGCTCACAGCCGGCCTCGCCGCTCTGTCCTCGGCATTCGCCGCCACCCCAGCCGGAACCCTCATCACCAACCGGGCCGTCGCCACCTTCACGCCCACAGAATCCGGTGGCCCGAGCCAGTCCGAGAGCAACTTGGTGACCACCACCGTGCAGGCGGTGTGCGCAATCAGCGTGTCTGGACTGGGCAGCCTGGACCAGAGGGTGCAAGCCGATGACCAGGTGACGTTCAAACTGACGGTCACCAACGCCGGCAACGAGACTTCGGACCTGCCACTGGACCTGCGCCTGAGCGGCAGCTTTCAACCGGCGGTGTCGCTGTACCTCGACAGCAACGGCAACGGTCAGGTCGACGGCGACGACGCGAAGGTGCAGAGTCTCGAGCTGCAGCCCGATGCCAGCGCCGCACTCCTGATGGTCGTGGACACCCCCCTCGCCGCACAGGGCGAGGCCAGCGTGAACCTGACCACCTCCTGCGGCGGCTCGGCTGTCGCCACCGTGCGCGTTCTGCCTCCTCCCGAACTGCGTGTCCAGAAGAGCTTCACCCCGACCCAGGTGCGCCCCGGCGAGGAAACCACCGTGACTGTCACGGCCCGCAACCCCAGCAACGACGAGGCCCGGCAGGTCGTGCTGACCGACCCGCTGGCCGAACAGATCGCGCGCGGCCTGACCTATGTTCCGGGCAGCGCCCGCGCCAGCGGCGGCACCCTGGAATACAGCGACGGCGTGAGCTGGAGCGCGCAGCCGGGCGCGGACGTGCAGGGACTGCGCGTGGTGGCTTCCCGACTGGCCCCGGGCGCCGAACTCGGCCTGACGTTCCGCATGGTGGGCACGGAAGCTGCCGACGGACAGCAGTACACCAATGTCGCCGTCGTGCAGGTGCCCGGACGCGACGCCTCGGCTTCGGCCAGCGTGGAGGTTCGCTACAACCCCGCCGTCGCCCTCGGACCCGTCGGCACGCCGCAAGCCGCCGAGGGCAGCGCCGCCGATCAGCAGACCCAGCCCTTCGCCGTGGTGGGACAGCGCGTGTGCTTTGACCATACCCTGCAAAACACCGGCGACGTGGCCGACAACTTCCGCGTCACCGTGACTTTTCCGCAGGGCGAAGCCAGCGCCGACCTCCTGGGCGAGGACGGGGAAGCGCTGAAGCAGCCGCTGCGTCTCGAACCCGGCCGCAGCACTGTGGTGCGGGTGTGCTACGTGCCTGCCACCGCCGGTTCCCTGAAGGCAGTGATCACGGCCAGCGGTGAGCGCGGCACCTCCAACGCCACCGAAGACCTGATCAGCCGCATCGAAGCCGGCTTGCCCGAACTGAAAAAGAGCGTCGTGGCGACCACACTGGACGTGGACGGCAAACCGGTGACCCTGGGACCCGGGCGGACCGTGGCGACGGACGACACCCTGACCTACACGCTGGAAGTCCGCAACCCCTATGACCGTCCCCTGAGCGACGTGGTCGTCACCGACCCTATTCCCGCGCACCTCGATTTTCTGGACGCGAGCAGTGGCGGTACCCCCAGCGGGACTCTCGACGAGCAGAGCGTGACCTGGCAGCTCGGCACCCTCGCCCCCGGGGAACGCCGGACCCTCACGTTCCGGGTCCGGGTCACTGACCGGGCCGTAGACGGGGAGAGCCTCAAAAACATCTTCCAGCTGGTGTCGTCCGAGTTCCTGTCCCCCGTCAGCAGCAACGAGGTGAGCACGCCGGTCTGGAGCGCGCGCCTGGTGATCGACAAGGCCGTGTCGGCCCAGGAAGCCACCTACGGCGAGCGCCTGACCTACACCCTGCGTATTCGCAACACCTCGAAAACCACGGCAGTCGTGCTGCCGGTCATCACAGATACCCCTGCACCGGGCCTGGAATACATCGCGGGAACGGCCACCCTCAACGGTCAGCCGCTGGCCGATCCCGGCAAGGAAGGCGGCAGCCTGCTGTGGACGATCGAGAACATCGAGGCGGGGGGCGAAAGTGTGGTGACCTACGAAACCCGCGTGACACCCCAAGCCACCGCCAAGCTGAGCAACACCGTGGTGGTCGAGGGACGTGGCGGCGAACGGGCCGTCGCGAGCAACCGCGCCACCGCCGTGACCAAGCTCAACCCGCTGAAGTTCGCCGCGATCAGCGACATCGTGGGCACCGTCTTCGTGGACCGCAACCGCAACGGGCTGTACGACAAGGGCTTCGACACCCCCATCGAACGCGCCCGCATCATCCTGGCCGGTGGGCAGCAGGTGCTGACCGACAAGCTGGGGCGCTACAAGTTCGGCAACGTGCCCTTCGGAACCCATGCCCTGCGGCTCGACCCCAACACCACGCCCTACCTGCCGCTGCACGTCGCCCAAGACGGCGGGCTGGCTGGCACCCGGACCGTTCAGGTGGGCGGTCTGACCATCCTGGATTTCCCGCTCTCCCCCCTGACGGGGGAGGTGGCCGAGGTGCGCCGCACCACGCTGACCCAGGGCGACCTGCAGGTCCAGAAGGTCGTTTACGCTGGCCGTGACGGTGAGTACGTGGTCGAACTGCGGCTGACGGCGCAGCGGGCACTCAGCGATTTCCAGCTGAACGACCCCCTGCCTGCCGGAGCCGTTTTGAAAGAAGGAAGAAATACCCTGAGCGCTACCTTGGCTGCCGGTGAGACCAAGCTGACCTACCGCTTCCAGTGGGCGGGTGAGCAAAGAGCGGTCACCACGGACCCGGTGGTCCGCTGGAGGTACTGA
- a CDS encoding magnesium transporter CorA family protein has product MIRAKDLASGQELDWTGQTVGVWVDAQDPTPEELARLRAAFPLNRLALEDALEQGHWTRAEQYPEHTFVTVRSFAHPEQPDEFTERVSIFAFAPAPDQPCGAVLTHSRSGTRALGAVWAQVGREAVNTAQEVTYELLDQTADGFFLAADALETQVDTLEEQIFRSPRFNPVEPVFDLKHLLGQARRLATDAREASALLGRQTSLHAEQVRFRDVQDSFTRVGSRLDGLRDSLSSLLDLHLALQGQRMNEVMRTLTAVSVVFLPLTFLAGVWGMNFEHMPELASPYGYALAWGSFLLVGGLLAYTFKRRGWW; this is encoded by the coding sequence ATGATTCGTGCCAAGGACCTCGCCAGTGGTCAGGAACTGGACTGGACCGGCCAGACGGTGGGCGTGTGGGTGGACGCGCAGGACCCAACGCCCGAGGAACTCGCCCGGCTGCGGGCGGCGTTTCCCCTCAACCGGCTGGCGCTGGAAGACGCGCTGGAACAGGGCCACTGGACCCGCGCCGAGCAGTACCCCGAACACACCTTCGTGACCGTGCGCAGTTTCGCCCACCCCGAGCAGCCCGACGAATTTACCGAGCGCGTCAGCATCTTCGCCTTTGCTCCGGCACCCGACCAGCCCTGCGGCGCCGTGCTGACCCACAGCCGCAGCGGGACGCGGGCGCTGGGGGCGGTCTGGGCGCAGGTGGGGCGCGAAGCGGTCAACACCGCGCAGGAGGTCACCTACGAGCTGCTCGATCAGACCGCCGACGGCTTTTTTCTCGCCGCCGACGCGCTGGAGACGCAGGTGGACACGCTGGAAGAACAGATTTTCCGCTCCCCGCGCTTCAACCCGGTGGAGCCGGTGTTCGACCTCAAGCATCTGCTGGGGCAGGCGCGGCGGCTGGCGACCGACGCCCGCGAGGCGAGTGCGCTGCTGGGCCGCCAGACCAGCCTGCACGCCGAGCAGGTCCGTTTCCGCGACGTGCAGGACAGCTTCACCCGCGTGGGCAGCCGCCTGGACGGGCTGCGCGACTCGCTCAGCAGCCTGCTCGACCTGCACCTCGCCCTTCAGGGCCAGCGCATGAACGAGGTGATGCGGACCCTGACCGCCGTGAGCGTGGTGTTTTTGCCGCTCACCTTCCTGGCCGGGGTGTGGGGCATGAACTTCGAGCACATGCCCGAACTCGCCTCGCCTTACGGCTACGCGCTGGCCTGGGGCAGTTTTCTGCTGGTGGGCGGGCTGCTGGCGTACACGTTCAAGCGCCGGGGATGGTGGTGA
- a CDS encoding DMT family transporter has translation MTSHLRGIVLLLVVTAIWGSTFAVVKELGKLLSPAALLAWRFSIGALALLPVLALGRRSAPDAAHPAEETGRRSLVRDGFILGLWLIAGYGTQTIALQSTTANRAAFFTALSVVLVPLWLTLVQRRRLPALLWAALPLAVAGLALLSWEGGAWVQGDAWALACAVTYAGFIVTLEKLASRHAPLPFTLAQVLTVALLAWVWALLSGAALWPPAAAWAPLLYLGVVATAVTTLLQTVGQRHVSATEASLIYALEPVSASLFSFLLIGERVGARGALGGALVVLATVLSSGANDAQQAETDVPDPQNT, from the coding sequence ATGACCTCTCATTTGCGCGGCATCGTTCTTCTGCTGGTGGTGACTGCCATCTGGGGAAGCACGTTCGCAGTCGTCAAGGAACTCGGGAAGCTGCTGTCTCCGGCCGCGCTGCTCGCCTGGCGCTTTTCCATCGGGGCGCTGGCGCTGCTGCCGGTGCTCGCGCTGGGGCGGCGGTCCGCTCCTGACGCGGCGCACCCCGCAGAAGAAACTGGCCGGCGAAGCTTGGTGCGCGACGGATTCATCCTCGGCCTGTGGCTGATTGCAGGGTACGGCACCCAGACCATCGCCCTGCAAAGCACCACCGCCAACCGCGCGGCCTTTTTCACGGCGCTGAGTGTGGTGCTGGTCCCGCTGTGGTTGACCCTGGTGCAGCGGCGGCGGCTGCCCGCGTTGCTGTGGGCGGCGCTGCCGCTGGCGGTTGCCGGACTGGCCCTGCTGTCCTGGGAAGGGGGAGCCTGGGTTCAGGGCGACGCCTGGGCGCTGGCCTGCGCCGTGACCTATGCCGGGTTCATCGTGACGCTGGAAAAGCTGGCGTCCCGGCACGCGCCGCTGCCCTTTACGCTGGCACAGGTCCTGACCGTGGCGCTGCTCGCCTGGGTGTGGGCGCTGCTGAGCGGCGCGGCGCTGTGGCCCCCGGCGGCGGCGTGGGCGCCCCTGCTTTACCTCGGTGTGGTCGCCACCGCCGTGACCACGCTGCTTCAGACGGTGGGCCAGCGCCACGTCAGCGCCACCGAAGCCAGCCTGATCTACGCGCTGGAACCGGTCAGCGCCTCGCTGTTCAGCTTTCTGCTGATCGGTGAGCGGGTGGGCGCACGCGGTGCCCTCGGCGGAGCGCTGGTCGTTCTCGCCACAGTGCTCAGCAGCGGCGCGAACGACGCGCAGCAGGCCGAAACGGACGTACCCGACCCGCAGAACACTTGA
- the surE gene encoding 5'/3'-nucleotidase SurE — protein sequence MTTPDQAPPSARPRVLVANDDGIFSPGIKALGLALGEWADVVVVAPDVEQSAVGHGITIRRPLRFKHTASAGFGDIPAYRVDGTPADCVVLGVHLLGRPDLVVSGINIGPNLGEDLTHSGTVAAAIEGLTLGLPAIAFSQFANESGEYEFGPSAAYASRLAREICARGLPPRVLLNVNFPRVSPRGVCVTEVGRHRWEDSVLTRQDPEGRDYHWVAGVSTAHDGTDEKTDYGAVQAGFISVSPVRLDLTARDLLGELAQGLPPLDTDLR from the coding sequence ATGACCACGCCTGACCAAGCGCCTCCCTCTGCCCGTCCCCGAGTGCTCGTCGCCAACGACGACGGCATCTTCTCGCCCGGCATCAAGGCGCTGGGCCTCGCGCTGGGCGAGTGGGCCGACGTGGTGGTGGTGGCGCCCGACGTGGAGCAGTCGGCGGTGGGACACGGCATCACCATCCGGCGCCCGCTGCGCTTCAAGCACACGGCGTCGGCGGGTTTCGGTGACATTCCGGCGTACCGGGTGGACGGCACCCCCGCCGACTGCGTGGTGCTGGGTGTGCATCTGCTGGGGCGACCCGACCTCGTGGTCAGTGGCATCAACATCGGTCCCAACCTCGGCGAGGACCTGACGCACTCGGGCACGGTGGCGGCGGCCATCGAGGGCCTGACGCTGGGGCTGCCCGCCATCGCCTTCAGCCAGTTCGCCAATGAATCGGGCGAGTACGAGTTCGGGCCTTCGGCAGCCTACGCTTCCAGGCTGGCGCGAGAAATCTGCGCCCGGGGGCTGCCGCCACGGGTGCTGCTCAACGTCAATTTTCCCCGCGTGTCCCCGCGTGGGGTGTGCGTGACCGAGGTGGGCCGTCACCGCTGGGAAGACAGCGTCCTGACCCGCCAGGACCCCGAAGGCCGCGACTACCACTGGGTCGCCGGGGTCAGCACCGCCCACGACGGGACCGACGAAAAGACCGATTACGGCGCGGTGCAGGCCGGGTTTATCAGCGTGTCTCCGGTGCGGCTCGACCTGACGGCGCGCGACCTGCTCGGGGAACTCGCGCAGGGGTTGCCCCCGCTCGACACCGACCTTCGCTGA
- a CDS encoding TetR/AcrR family transcriptional regulator, which yields MPEPRRRLSADVRREQILEVASQLFIEQGFENIKMADIAERLQTSRPNIYTYYPSTEAILDTLLERRVAEWLQEIDRRVAEDSLFPPVQLLAALLEHRELLLLLHSGGGPHFQARRQRVLDSLDRQTIDYLPPEISAAHPDLILMQRTLVLSIAHELLLNPDYDREQVGRLMSVMLFSAYESRVPDIAERIRQHHSRA from the coding sequence ATGCCTGAACCCCGTAGACGCCTGAGCGCGGACGTGCGCCGTGAACAGATTCTGGAGGTGGCCTCGCAGCTCTTTATCGAGCAGGGCTTCGAGAACATCAAGATGGCCGATATCGCCGAGCGACTCCAGACCTCGCGGCCCAACATCTATACCTACTACCCCTCGACCGAGGCGATTCTCGACACCCTGCTCGAACGCCGGGTGGCCGAGTGGCTGCAGGAAATCGACCGGCGCGTGGCCGAGGACAGCCTGTTTCCGCCGGTGCAGTTGCTTGCCGCCCTGCTCGAACACCGCGAGCTGCTGCTGCTGCTCCACAGCGGCGGTGGTCCCCACTTTCAGGCGCGGCGCCAGCGGGTTCTCGATTCTCTGGACCGCCAGACCATCGACTACCTGCCGCCCGAGATCAGCGCCGCGCACCCCGACCTGATTCTGATGCAGCGGACCCTGGTCCTCTCCATTGCCCACGAACTGCTCCTCAACCCCGACTACGACCGCGAGCAGGTCGGGCGCCTGATGTCGGTGATGTTGTTCTCGGCCTACGAGAGCCGGGTGCCCGACATCGCAGAGCGCATCCGGCAGCACCACAGCCGCGCCTGA